DNA sequence from the Candidatus Eisenbacteria bacterium genome:
GCGAGGGGTCCAGCGTAGTCGAGAACGTCCTCGATGATGTCCTTCGCGAGAAGTGGTTCGCCGCCGAACCAGGAGAGCTCCAGGACATCCAGCCCGGGCATCCGCCGTTCCAGGAGCCGCTTCACCCCTTCGGCAACCCAAGGTTCCATTTTCTTGTACTGGAAGGTCTCGTAGCAGTAGACGCACCGAAAATTACAGGCTTCCGTGGAAAAAAGGATCAGGTGCAGGCGCCGGCTGCTGAGACACCTTGCGAGTGTGCCGCCGTCCAGCGGGATAACCCGTTTCTCGCCAGCCTTCATCGTCGATCCACCAGTTGATGGCGCTCCGGATGGGTCATGGCCGTGCTCACTTCCGATCCACGAGGCTCAGCGTGATCCCGCCCGTGGCCTTGCCGGAACGGTCCAGTGTGTTGATGGTCACGTACCGTCCCCCATTCTCCGGAAGCTTTCGTCGGGATCGAATGACGAGCGACGCCTGGACGGGGACTCCGTCCGGAGCGCGG
Encoded proteins:
- a CDS encoding radical SAM protein gives rise to the protein MKAGEKRVIPLDGGTLARCLSSRRLHLILFSTEACNFRCVYCYETFQYKKMEPWVAEGVKRLLERRMPGLDVLELSWFGGEPLLAKDIIEDVLDYAGPLA